DNA sequence from the Vicia villosa cultivar HV-30 ecotype Madison, WI linkage group LG3, Vvil1.0, whole genome shotgun sequence genome:
TTCATCCAGTTTAGATATGATTAACTCTAAGTTGGTATTGAAGGGAGCTAAGAAAGCGAATCGTTGCCTCAATCCACTCGGGTGCATCAATTTTTCATACAAAAACCTTAAATAAAAGACCTCACTAACATTTGAAATGAGTAAATGAATTGTtcatttaattaaacaaaatagatCGGATATACCTTATGTATGTATCAATAACACCGAGGCCTAATTGCGTATGTTCAAAAATTTGTTCAAAATCCTCCATACCAATTGTTTCTTGATGCTCAATACCAAACACATCTTCCTCCATAGGTACAAGACGGGTGTTTCCTTGCGGAATATCAGAGAGTTGTAAAAATGTGAAAAAGCACGATCTAAACTTATTGGGAGTAGGTTTTTTCTTAGTTTCGGTCTTCTTAGCAACAACCGTTTCAGGCTTCTTACCCTTACTGACATCTTCAATCTCTTTAGCATGCATCTAAAGATCATATAATTAGTTAGGTGAAATATAAGATCACGAATTAACATTTTTCAtgcataaatatcatataattgtgATGTACCTCTTTTATTGATGCAACTGACTCGATTTTCCGCGGAGGCTCCTTGTCTTTTGCTTTGGATTTTGTTGGAGTCTAATTAACATAACCATGTAAAAACAAATGTACGTAAAATGTGCGTAAAAACTTTGAATACTCAAAGATTCATATATATGGTTTTAAGGATACCACATCATCTACACTAATTAGGCTTGACGGCCATGCAACAAACGAACCTATTGCATCTCCCACCAATGTGCCATCCGAAACATCGTCAGGATGCGGTAATAATGCATCCTTCTCTAAAGCAATTGTCAACCGATACTTTCAAACAGCCAGTAGGGAGCGGTCTAGTATGAAGTAATTCTCCAAAAGTGctatgcacttttcccttgccaaccatCCGATaagtcggtgacgataagtagaGTTGGCAAGGTGAAATGCcctaaaaccaataataaatttcaaattgttattgtgtatatatttctattaaatatattaagctactttaatttcataataatatatataattacctCTGGAAGATCCGGTTGAAAATTAGGTTGAAAATTACAATCGATACTACCTTTGTCACTAGTAGCTTTACAACCTGAAGCTTGCTCTCTTAATTCTTTTTCCCTTTTCAATTTGCGGACTTCAGCTTGTAGTGCATACAAGGTTTCCTGCAGTTCTCTATTGCTAGGAGCCTTCTGTTTTTTCATCTTCAAGGATGTTGGAGTGATTCCAAatcccttacccctcacccgaccagaATATTCAGGAATATCTAATGCGCGACTAAGTATGCTCCTGCAATCATTGCCTTCATCTGGAGATATAGACTGAGATAGAGTCTCCTGAAATTCATATGAATATTCAAAATTTATCTTATTAATATGTTACTAaacttttgatttaattaaagaaataatGCTATACTTACgcatttttcaaaaactttttgaaCATCTTCTTTGACAACTCCATCTTTTCCCACACGGGCTTCCTTCCACAAAACATGTGGTGGAACAGATGTTTCAGAACTACTCTCCCTTGTTAACTACACATTAAGCCAAATAGTATGATCAAATATAACTCACGATGAACAAGTATAACATTGAAATTTATAGATACTTACAATAGACTGTTCTAAGCATCcatatcccatacgcccttttttgtatggatatgggGGACCTGATGCTCTTTGCCGATTTGTTTCACTTCTACTCCGAaattttgggttttttcgtttttCTTTAAACGTTACCCATTCTTTAGGTGCAATCAAACTTCTATATCTTTTTGGATACTCTGCATCAACAAAATTTTTATTCGCATCCATAAGATATCTCCTAGTTAAAAAGTCCTAAACCCTCTTAGTAGTCTTCCGGCCAATCTGAGACAAATTTTTCTTCTATTATCCTCCATGTTGTGagattatatttttcaatttcaattttaattatactAAGCCAGCGcttttttagaaagcgctttctattgtgaacctataccagcgcttctcTAAAGCGCTTTCTAATAtgaacctataccagcgcttttaatttttttttaaaaaatctatttgaCTTTCTACAGCGCTTTTTGAAAAAAGCGCTGGCTAATAtggccctataccagcgcttttggaaGCGCTTTCTAATGTGAACCTATACCAGTGCTTTTGAAGAAGCGCTGTCTAAGGTCgtccctataccagcgcttcgaCTCATCATTTAATACAGTTtccgtgttttattttttattttacttatggCAGCGCTTTTGTATAAAAGCGTTGTCTAAAATCGTTTTTGGCGTAGTGAATATCTCAAATTTTGtttcctattaaaaaaattacttattttagtctttataaaaattttatgcaTCCAGTTTTAGTCCCTCctactttttaaaattttaaaaattgtttaattacccttaaaattttaaatgtttgaataatttttttcatacgtgtttagagtattataaaatatttctttaccaaattatagaACTTTTAATAcaaagaagaattaaatatgaattttttaaatttcaaaagataatgataagagtaatgcaaatctcgaattataaatcaaattttgagtttctttttttctcaaggaactttttataacgttctaaacatgtctgtaaaatcatcattcaaaaatacacatcaatataacagtagggactaaaattacgtgcataataattttatagggatgaaaatatatcatttttttaataaaaactaaaaatgaaatttgaaatatttatagggaccaaaaatataCTTACCCCTTTAATTATTAATGATTGCATCTTAATTTTTCTAAGGCTGCATTTTATGATCGGTCACAAATACTCTATTTGAATATTTTGTGCtatttatttatagtttttttttataaataaaacagaGTAAGAGCTAGAAAGATATGATTTTATGGGTATCTTAACTATCACTTAATCAATTTTATAACTACACAGAATTTcaatttatttgataaatataaATTGATGTGGTATATATAGCTCTTTATTGTATATTGCATCTCAAAgaagaataatattaaaatgCGAGTCATGCTATAGAATTAGAGatctttaaaaaattatgaattgAACCGAAtcgaactaaaattaaaataatcgaATCGTTATATTTGGTTGGTGAACCAAATCATATTAATAAACAATTCTAAAATCTAATCGATATTAAAATCAAACcgaatcaaaattaaaaattaaaaataataaaaataaatttttatttaattttgaaaaacattaaaaataacaTAACAATTAGATTCTTTAATAAATGATCGGTTTAGGAAAAATTAACTTCGAACGATTCAGTATAGTTCGAAATTTCGAAACAGTATACTAAACCAATGACTATAGTTAGGTTCAGTTCTGAGTAATTTAAAACGTTTCGGTTATGTTCAAATTAAATTTTACTATAatctaattcaattcaattcagttTTTTCACTAAACTATATCACGAAAAACCCTCATATTATCGAGTTAATTGAGT
Encoded proteins:
- the LOC131658630 gene encoding uncharacterized protein LOC131658630, with product MDANKNFVDAEYPKRYRSLIAPKEWVTFKEKRKNPKFRSRSETNRQRASGPPYPYKKGRMGYGCLEQSILTRESSSETSVPPHVLWKEARVGKDGVVKEDVQKVFEKCETLSQSISPDEGNDCRSILSRALDIPEYSGRVRGKGFGITPTSLKMKKQKAPSNRELQETLYALQAEVRKLKREKELREQASGCKATSDKGSIDCNFQPNFQPDLPEYRLTIALEKDALLPHPDDVSDGTLVGDAIGSFVAWPSSLISVDDVTPTKSKAKDKEPPRKIESVASIKEMHAKEIEDVSKGKKPETVVAKKTETKKKPTPNKFRSCFFTFLQLSDIPQGNTRLVPMEEDVFGIEHQETIGMEDFEQIFEHTQLGLGVIDTYIRFLYEKLMHPSGLRQRFAFLAPFNTNLELIISKLDEVMAYVLNRFMASINSEKLFFLPFNTGNGGHWLLVAINPIREVVYFLDSLHNPISTYEAMKELVDT